From Lagenorhynchus albirostris chromosome 15, mLagAlb1.1, whole genome shotgun sequence, one genomic window encodes:
- the LOC132506103 gene encoding copine-1 isoform X2, producing MAHCVTLVQLSISCDHLIDKDISSKSDPLCVLLQDVGGGKWAELGRTERIRNCSSPEFSKTLQLEYHFETVQKLRFGIYDIDNKTPELGDDDFLGGAECSLGQIVSSRILTLPLMLKPGKPAGRGTITVSAQELKDSRVVTMEVEARNLDKKDFLGKSDPFLEFFHQGDGKWHLAYRSEVIKNNLNPTWKRFSVPLQHFCGGDPNTPIQVRCSDYDSDGSHDLIGTFHTSLAQLQAVPAEFECIHLEKQQKKKSYKNSGTICVKICQVETEYSFLDYVMGGCQINFTVGVDFTGSNGDPSSPDSLHYLSPTGVNEYLTALWSVGSVVQDYDSDKLFPAFGFGAQVPPDWQVSHEFALNFNPNNPYCAGIQGIVDAYRQALPQVRLYGPTNFAPIINHVARFAAQAAHQRTASQYFVLLLLTDGAVTDVEATREAVVRASFLPMSVIIVGVGGADFEAMEQLDADGGPLRTRSGEAAARDIVQFVPYRRFQNAPREALAQTVLAEVPTQLVSYFKAQGWAPLKALPPAATGPAQVPQA from the exons atggCCCACTGCGTGACCTTGGTTCAGCTGTCCATTTCATGTGACCACCTCATTGACAAGGACATCAGCTCCAAGTCTGACCCACTCTGCGTCCTTTTACAGGATGTGGGAGGGGGCAAATGGGCTGAG CTTGGCCGGACTGAGCGAATACGGAACTGTTCGAGCCCTGAGTTCTCCAAGACTCTGCAGCTTGAGTACCACTTTGAAACAGTCCAAAAGCTCCGATTTGGCATCTATGACATAGACAACAAGACGCCTGAGCTGGGGGATGATGACTTCCTAGGAGGGGCTGAGTGTTCCCTAGGACAG ATTGTGTCCAGTCGGATACTAACTCTACCCTTGATGCTGAAGCCTGGAAAACCTGCTGGGCGAGGGACCATCACG GTCTCAGCTCAGGAGCTAAAGGATAGTCGTGTAGTGACCATGGAGGTGGAGGCCAGAAACCTAGATAAGAAG GACTTCCTGGGAAAATCGGATCCGTTCTTGGAGTTTTTCCATCAGGGTGATGGGAAATGGCACCTGGCATACAGATCTGAG GTCATCAAGAACAACCTGAACCCTACTTGGAAGCGCTTCTCTGTTCCCCTTCAACATTTCTGTGGGGGAGACCCCAACACACCCATCCAG GTGCGATGCTCAGATTATGACAGTGATGGTTCACATGACCTCATTGGTACCTTCCACACCAGCTTGGCCCAGCTGCAAGCAGTCCCA GCTGAGTTTGAATGCATCCACCTTGAGaaacagcagaaaaagaaaagctacaagAACTCTGGAACTATCTGTGTCAAGATTTGTCAG GTAGAAACAGAATATTCATTCTTGGACTATGTGATGGGAGGCTGTCAAATCAACTTCACT GTGGGTGTGGACTTCACGGGCTCCAATGGAGACCCTTCCTCACCTGATTCCCTGCACTACCTGAGCCCAACAGGGGTCAATGAGTACCTGACAGCACTGTGGAGTGTGGGCAGTGTGGTTCAGGACTATGATTC GGACAAGCTGTTCCCAGCATTTGGATTTGGGGCCCAGGTACCCCCTGACTGGCAG GTCTCCCATGAATTTGCCTTGAACTTCAACCCTAATAACCCCTACTGTGCAG GCATCCAGGGCATTGTGGATGCTTACCGCCAGGCCCTGCCCCAAGTTCGGCTCTATGGCCCCACCAACTTTGCACCCATCATCAACCATGTGGCTAGGTTTGCAGCCCAGGCTGCACATCAGAGGACGGCCTCG CAATACTTCGTGCTGTTGCTGCTGACCGATGGTGCTGTGACAGATGTGGAGGCCACACGTGAGGCTGTGGTTCGTGCCTCCTTCCTGCCCATGTCAGTGATCATCGTGGGTGTGGGTGGCGCTGACTTCGAGGCCATGGAGCAGCTGGATGCTGATGGTGGACCCCTGCGTACACGCTCCGGGGAGGCAGCTGCTCGTGACATAGTGCAGTTTGTGCCCTACCGCCGCTTCCAGAAT GCCCCTCGAGAGGCACTGGCGCAGACTGTACTTGCAGAAGTACCCACGCAACTGGTCTCCTACTTCAAGGCCCAAGGTTGGGCCCCACTCAAAGCACTTCCACCTGCAGCCACGGGCCCTGCACAGGTCCCTCAGGCCTAG
- the SPAG4 gene encoding sperm-associated antigen 4 protein, whose protein sequence is MQRRPRPGSAAFPHKHTPNFYSDNSNSSMSITSGESCGHWSAGPEPGEPEGRRGRGSSCGEPAMSAGVPGRTTKAESSRLKPAPRSHSGPTASGAATVRGGASEPAGSPGVPEEQLDLSTLDPRQEIPPPRVSKSFLSPLFQVLSVLLSLVGGVLVSVYREVCSVRFLLTAVSLLSLFLAALWWGLRYLAPPLENEPKEILTLSEYHERVRSQEQQLQQLRAELVKLHKEVSSVRAANSERVAKLVFQRLSEDFVRKPDYALSSVGASIDLEKTSPDYEDANTAYFWNRFSFWNYARPPTVILEPDVFPGNCWAFEGDQGQVVIQLPGRVQLSDITLQHPPPSVAHTRGAKSAPRDFAVYGLQVDDETEVFLGKFTFDVEKSEIQTFHLENDPPAAFPKVKIQILSNWGHPHFTCLYRVRAHGIQTSEGAGDSATGGAH, encoded by the exons ATGCAGCGAAGACCCCGCCCGGGCTCTGCCGCGTTCCCGCACAAGCACACGCCCAACTTCTACAGCGACAACAGCAACAGCTCTATGAGCATCACCTCGGGGGAAAGCTGCGGGCACTGGTCAGCTGGGCCGGAGCCCGGGGAGCCCGAGGGCAGAAGAGGCCGGggctctagctgcggtgagcccGCCATGAGCGCTGGAGTGCCCGGAAGAACCACAAAGGCTGAAAGCTCTCGGCTGAAGCCGGCGCCTCGGAGCCACAGTGGGCCGACCGCCTCTGGCGCGGCAACCGTGAGGGGCGGGGCCTCGG AACCGGCTGGCTCTCCCGGTGTCCCTGAGGAGCAGCTCGACCTCTCGACTCTGGATCCGAGGCAGGAGATACCTCCCCCGCGAGTGTCCAAGAGCTTCCTGA GCCCACTCTTCCAGGTGCTGAGCGTGTTGTTATCCCTGGTAGGAGGTGTGCTGGTCAGTGTGTACAG GGAGGTCTGTTCCGTCCGCTTCCTGCTCACGGCTGTGTCACTGCTGAGCCTCTTTCTGGCAG CACTCTGGTGGGGACTCCGGTACCTGGCCCCTCCTTTGGAGAAT GAACCTAAGGAGATACTGACTCTAAG CGAATACCACGAGCGCGTGCGCTCCCaggagcagcagctgcagcagctccgGGCTGAGCTGGTTAAACTCCACAAGGAGGTGTCCAGCGTTCGCGCAGCCAACAGCGAG AGAGTGGCCAAACTCGTATTCCAGAGGCTGAGTGAGGACTTTGTGCGGAAACCCGACTATGCGCTGAGCTCTGTGG GAGCCTCCATCGACCTAGAAAAGACGTCCCCCGACTACGAGGATGCGAACACTGCCTACTTCTGGAATCGCTTCAGCTTCTGGAACTATGCGCGACCGCCCACGGTTATCCTGGAG CCAGATGTGTTCCCTGGGAATTGCTGGGCTTTTGAGGGCGACCAGGGCCAGGTGGTGATCCAGTTGCCGGGTCGTGTGCAGCTGAGCGACATCACTCTGCAGCATCCACCGCCCAGCGTGGCACACACCCGGGGAGCCAAGAGCGCCCCGCGTGACTTCGCAGTCTAT GGCCTCCAGGTTGATGATGAGACTGAAGTTTTCTTGGGGAAATTCACCTTCGATGTGGAGAAATCTGAGATTCAGACTTTCCACCTAGAG AATGACCCCCCAGCTGCCTTTCCCAAGGTGAAGATCCAGATTCTAAGCAACTGGGGCCACCCCCATTTCACATGCTTGTATCGAGTCCGAGCCCATGGCATTCAAACCTCAGAGGGGGCAGGGGACAGTGCCACAGGGGGGGCCCATTAA